A DNA window from Fibrobacter sp. UWR3 contains the following coding sequences:
- a CDS encoding carbohydrate-binding protein, producing the protein MKSLNQNSVVKGAWKTALALGCGALVSTAFASTVNVDVTEEHQVIRGFGGMVHNQWQGGGGLSEADAKLAFGTGDGQIGLNTLRIPVYANSSDFNKEVQAAKYAKKYAGDDFILYATPWTSPYAGANQHMSSSNYQKYVDHLNGFNDYMKNQGVPLYAISISNEPDWCGEWACWSADEIYNFTKGYADKMRKNGAKVISTESFRYDKNLYNKVLNDANALKNWDILGAHFYASDRNTGDNFFQYSLADQKGVERWMTEHYTESQGSGNYWRTITNTGDQANQNKRDTVNAMDVAYEIHRAMVVGNFNQYTWWYIRRCYGLIMEKDFGNKLQIPSNEIGKVSKRGYVMSQFARFIRPGAIRVGATDKPESNLFASAYKSSEGDSVIVVLVNRDYKNSKTVTVNVKGADVESFHVYTTSQAKNAKYEGEVEVKNGSVTITMDAGSSEFKDCIVTLVGVGTPADPVPREPFGGKAIDLPGKIEAENFDIPGTGKENKTYNENDSEDHGETNYREGTGVDIYKKATGYIVGYNQAGEWLEYTVNVKEAGDYTFFAAVASANATSGFNMTLDGNELTGDISVPKNDGEENYDDYNKVQKNVTLPAGEHILRFTVVGDWMDVDYFTFVKGKDATDPEPIVGDTSTTFVSAKFQMSNESMEYRIFDMGGSYLGTVRAAGMQELRAGAADLAKRGGMFIAKSAAGALRIRVTQ; encoded by the coding sequence ATGAAAAGTTTGAATCAAAACAGCGTTGTTAAGGGGGCGTGGAAGACTGCGCTCGCGCTGGGTTGCGGTGCGTTGGTTTCGACCGCATTCGCATCGACGGTCAATGTCGATGTGACCGAAGAACACCAGGTCATTCGTGGCTTTGGCGGCATGGTGCATAACCAGTGGCAGGGCGGTGGCGGACTTTCCGAGGCCGATGCCAAGCTCGCGTTCGGTACGGGCGATGGCCAGATTGGCTTGAACACGCTGCGTATTCCGGTGTATGCGAACTCCAGCGACTTCAACAAGGAAGTGCAGGCTGCCAAGTACGCCAAGAAGTATGCCGGCGATGACTTTATCTTGTATGCAACGCCGTGGACTTCTCCTTATGCGGGTGCAAACCAGCACATGTCTTCTTCGAACTACCAGAAGTACGTAGATCACCTGAACGGCTTTAACGATTACATGAAGAACCAGGGCGTTCCCCTGTATGCAATCTCCATCAGTAACGAACCGGACTGGTGCGGTGAATGGGCTTGCTGGAGTGCTGACGAAATCTACAACTTCACCAAGGGCTATGCCGACAAGATGCGCAAGAACGGTGCCAAGGTGATTTCGACCGAATCGTTCCGCTACGACAAGAACCTCTACAACAAGGTGCTGAACGACGCCAACGCCCTCAAGAACTGGGATATTCTCGGAGCGCACTTCTATGCAAGCGACAGAAACACCGGGGACAATTTCTTCCAGTATTCTTTGGCTGACCAGAAAGGCGTGGAACGCTGGATGACAGAACACTACACCGAAAGCCAGGGTAGCGGTAACTACTGGCGCACAATCACGAATACGGGTGACCAGGCAAACCAGAACAAGCGCGATACCGTGAACGCCATGGACGTGGCTTACGAAATCCATCGCGCGATGGTCGTGGGCAACTTCAATCAGTACACCTGGTGGTATATCCGCCGTTGCTACGGCCTCATCATGGAGAAGGACTTCGGCAACAAACTCCAGATACCGAGCAACGAAATCGGCAAGGTCTCGAAGCGCGGCTACGTGATGAGCCAGTTCGCCCGCTTTATTCGTCCGGGTGCAATCCGCGTGGGTGCGACTGACAAGCCCGAATCGAACCTGTTTGCCAGTGCCTACAAGAGTTCCGAAGGCGACTCCGTCATCGTGGTGCTCGTGAACCGCGATTACAAGAATTCCAAGACCGTGACGGTTAACGTGAAGGGTGCCGATGTGGAATCCTTCCACGTGTACACGACGAGCCAGGCAAAGAATGCAAAGTATGAAGGCGAAGTTGAAGTGAAGAACGGCTCCGTGACTATCACCATGGATGCGGGTAGCTCGGAATTCAAGGACTGCATCGTGACGCTCGTGGGCGTGGGCACTCCTGCTGACCCCGTACCTCGTGAACCGTTCGGCGGCAAGGCGATTGATTTGCCGGGCAAGATTGAGGCCGAAAACTTCGACATCCCGGGTACCGGCAAGGAAAACAAGACCTACAACGAAAATGACTCCGAAGACCACGGCGAGACCAACTACCGCGAAGGCACGGGTGTCGATATCTACAAGAAGGCGACCGGCTACATCGTGGGTTACAACCAGGCTGGCGAATGGCTCGAATACACGGTGAACGTGAAGGAAGCGGGTGACTACACCTTCTTTGCTGCGGTTGCATCTGCCAATGCGACCTCCGGTTTCAACATGACTCTCGATGGCAATGAACTCACGGGCGATATATCAGTCCCGAAGAATGACGGCGAAGAGAACTACGACGACTACAACAAGGTACAGAAGAACGTGACGCTCCCTGCGGGTGAACATATCCTCCGCTTTACGGTGGTCGGTGACTGGATGGACGTGGACTACTTCACCTTCGTGAAGGGCAAGGACGCTACAGACCCCGAACCGATCGTTGGCGATACCAGCACCACGTTTGTGAGTGCGAAGTTCCAGATGTCGAACGAATCCATGGAATACCGCATCTTCGACATGGGCGGTAGCTACCTCGGAACGGTGCGTGCTGCCGGAATGCAGGAACTGCGTGCGGGCGCTGCGGACCTCGCCAAGCGTGGAGGCATGTTTATCGCGAAGTCCGCTGCCGGTGCTCTCCGCATCCGCGTGACTCAGTAA